The DNA window tttcatagaattttggttgacaataagtgttttattaattagtagagataatacaattggttagatatttaaaaataaaaaattttaaacactTATATTGTAACCGTTGATATATAGAACTGCGTTTCCGACAAATAAAATTCTCTCCTCTTCTTTTTTCCCTCTCCTCCTTTcactgtattttttttcttctctctctaatgttctcttttttatcttttcttaAGGATAATCCACCGAATCAAGGGATTTGTgacgttgaaatttgattcaatggctacaaacaggggcttactttaaaagttataataacttcagcCGTTGGATCAATTTTCAAAGGTACGGATCCCTTAATTTGGTGAATTATGAGAAAGAAATTCGGAGATGATCCCCTTCCTTTTTTAAGCATTCAAACAAGAGAAGaggaaataaaagataaaaaaagaagaagatagaaaCGTTGTCCTTCCTTCCTACACACTGAAAAATTGATCGCTTACCTCACTCGAGCTCGCCTCGATGTCTTACTATTGCTGTCGTGAAGTGTCCGTTCCTATGTTTTGTGTCGGCACGACTCGTCGCATTTATTTATTTGGGCCAGGCAACCAAAACCAGACGTAATCTACAAATGGCTGGGACGCCGCTGGTAGCCCAATAACACGAAGGGAATCGTGATCCCTTGACCAATTTCTGTGTGTGATGGTTACATCAGTAACTAAATACTGTATCTACATTTCATCTCTGCTCGACCACTGGTTCTACTGTGCGAGGTATTTGGGTAAGTTTCATGTGTCTTGATAACAACTATTGGTGTGGATGTTTATGTGCAAACATACGCACAAGTGTAGTGCAAACACATTGGCGTGCACAAACGTAGTGCAAAAGTCTTAGTTTTGATTGTAGGCTTGATTAATTgatgaatgaaaaataagagtCATGTATCATAGttgaattcaaattcatgagTTGTATCTGTTCATTAGAACTTTAGGCAACGGTCATAATGTTTCAAAAATGGTGGCTTGAGTTCTATATAAACTCAAGCATCCCACTTATCTAATAGAATTAAGAAAAGAGTTTTCTCCAATGTCTTAGTAAAAATCTGAGTCGTGTAttgagagtacggaatatatgaagttcgccagagtctgaagattgaagtgctttgactttggatcatagattgttgaatcctgggagatgAACGCCTattgaactacaagcacaagagtatgagagatttttcagtgtgagtGGTACACttgatggtacaccacgtgtcactaaacaaatggtgggatatgtgtgctaaaaatttAATAccttaaaaaatacaatttctcATCATTcatattaaaacacgtggtgtaccactcgtgttcccgtcacaactaaaaatttctccaagagtaggggcgaatttctgtctttaggacattgcattgatgcaagcctcaatctctaagattgtcagtttttctaactttctctctagtTGTTTATGTTAATCTCATACATAAATTGATGTTGAAAATTTCTTAATGATTATTAGTAATGGAATTCTTGTGTTATttccatattttctaatattgctccaacaaccTCCATGTGTACTATTTGTGGGACACGTGACACATGACATGTAAATCCTGTCATGTCAAAACTTTAATGTGTtgataaacatttatttcatcgaaatttcgatgtctacgtGTTCGTATTTACAATGTGAAACCACCCAATAGTAAAAGCGTATTGTTCGTTTCTTAGATTTGGTTTGTGGCACTCGAGGCTCTATGTTATTAAGTTTTTCACTTTTACCACGCTGCAATCAGACTCTAAATGTGCTTGCTTGTATCTCAAGACTTGATTTAGGAACAAGGTGACGGAAACACCTAACAGTTGGATTGAAACTCGAACCAACATCCTTAGCTTGCTTGCGCAATTTCCTAAATAAAAGTCtaataaaaattacaaagaTATAAGATAAACAAGGAGAAGGAACAAAGATTTTCTGCATTTGCTATTTTGGGGTGGCAATACTAAATGGGTGAACTTGCTGGGATTCAGCCAGAGGGGAAGTGGAGTGAAAGAAGAGGCAAATAGCAGAAATGTCGTCCATCGCGATTCCCCTCCTCTTGCGCTTCCATGCACGCGCAGCGAACTCCACCAGACGCTTCGCAGCCTTCCCCCGCTCTGCAGTGGAGCTTACAATCTGTACGGCTTCTTGATTTGAAACAACATCCCAAACCTACAAGCAAAAATGTCTTAGAGTCCGTGGGAAATGTACATTTTCGTTCATTAGCGATTTTGCTAAAACCGCGTtgaagcatttatgttaaaagTAACTAGAAGCACTTCTGGTTAtctgaaagtgcttttagccAACCCTTCTCAAAATGAATTTTAGTGGAAGAGCAATGCAGTACATACCCCATCAGTCGCCAACACAACAAACTGATCCCTGCTTGTTATATTTCTCTGTGACACTTCAGGCACAGAAATGAGACCAAAGTCCTTCACACAGTAATCTCCAAAGGCTCTAGACATTGCTAGTCCTGGTGTCTCTCCGTCCGGCTGCCACACCCTTTGCACTCCCGGCTCATCATCTAAACAGAAAACGCGTCCATTGCTTTGAATTATTCTCTCCGCCTCCTCTGCAAACAAAACCATTAAaaacatgtaaatatgtgtAACCATATGTTGTTTTCTTCAGTTTTATGTGTTGGAGAGAGATAGAGACTGACGAGGCAAACTAGGCTTGAAATCGACAGTAAGCTGAACCGGCACCAAGCTTCCGTCATCTAAAGTTGTGGCCAAAACAGCGCGAGAATCGCCAACATTTGCTATGAAAATGAGCTCGccctaaagaaacaaaaatttggACATACTTTCATGTAAATGCCGATGAAAACTGCATAAGGTCATCAATTTATACTTGATTTTTCTGGAAAACATCCAGCTACATTACAAGCCTAGCAACAATTTGAACTAGTGTTCAAGTGAAAATTTATCGATACCTGTCTGACAATACTCAGGGCAGTTGTTCCGCTGTAAAAGGAATCGATTCTACGATGCTGTCCAAGCTCGTGATCAATGGCAGCGCAAGTTTTGATATAGGAATCCTTCCATACATTAAATCGGTGACACTTTTTATCCAAATCTGGATCCGGGACAATAGAAGTTTGAGCTAGGGTCTCTTGCCAACTGCACAACAGAGAGGGTGGCATTGTTTCTCTGATCTGTTTTGCCACAAAATGTCCCCATGGACCATGCCCGTCGAAAATCCCACAAAACATCATATCTTCTTGGAACCCAAATCCCTAAAACGAAAACAAATGAGTTAAGATAGGCTGTTGTAGCTGATGTCGAGATTTCAGAGACACAAACTAGTGGAACCACTTGCTTGTATATTGTACTCAATTTTGACATGCGATGTCTACATTCTTCAGCAGCTGATCCAATTTATGTTTGTTTTATATTCAATTTGGTATTGTACTAATTTACTGAATTGGCAACAAAATGGAGCTTAAGGTAAGAAAAATGAGCAAAATTTGTTTACCTCCCACACAAAGCAGCAATCCTGGTTGACTCCTTTCTCGCCTCTTTTCGAGAAAACAGAAGCAAAATTATTTGAACCATCGACATAGACAATCCCAGAAGAGCGTAGGATCATGTCATTCTTCTTCGCCTCCTTCGCCATTGCTTCTGCAGCTCCTCTTGCACCGGACTTCTCATCATTgttcttccccttcttcaatGATAGCGACCGCGCCAGCCCGCTGAACATGGAGGATAACTGCTCCATTACCTATTCAACTTCTCCAGGCAACCCAATTGTGTTTGTAGACTCAAAAACTCTGGACAATGTCGACCATTAATAAAACAACTAAACATCACTTAAGGGAAGAAATTACTTGACATACATGTCAGGTTTtggaatttattttttttttcaattttatttaacGTTCTTCTCAGAGAAAGGACAGAAGGTTGAACAAGTTGAGCAAGTTGAACTGGGTGCTAGTATTGTGACTGAAAAGAGACATGATCTGACTCGGAAAGGTGAAAGAATCTCGTAATTTTATACGAAAATAAAtggtacaaaaaaaaaggaatgggAAGGACATTTCAGGGAATATTCAGGCTTGCATGGAATTCCACCATGGACTTCCACCATGGAATTTAGAATTTTCTCTAAAACATTTAATGAGAAAATCCGTATTCTTATCTAATCTTTCGTATAAATCTGGCTCTTGAATTGAAAAaggaaacttaaaaaaaaaaaattagtaggTAAAATAAAGACTCTTCTAAAACTGGAAACAAACAAGTAATTTATAatcttttccttcattttcttgGTATCCATAAAATCTAAAAGCTCTGCCCTTTGAAACTTTTCAACCCTTTCCCCACAAAAGTTACTGCGATCTAAGGAAACCCAGATGAGAGCTTGATTAAAGAGAAccagagtaaaaaaaaaaaaaaaggtgggtTTTGAAGTTTCTCAGTTACCAAACAACACCCAGAAAGGAACATTCATATATGCAGCAAAAAACAGTTCAATTTGAGCTTCTAAGCtaccccaaaaacaaaagtcatCATTTTCTGAGCAACCAAACAAAAGAACcagaaaggaaaataaaacaaCCGAAGCAGACGAGGAGATTGAAACCTTGATATCAACTCCTGCAAGGTTTGACCAGAGATTTTCAGAAGCTAGAAGGCTGGAACTTGACGGAGTTGCCGGAAAACTGGTTTATCCGACCGGACCCCGGCGCAATTCCGACGAACATAGCTGAAAACTTTAGGAACTGAAGTCGGAGATCGATGAGAATCCATAACATAACACCCCGTCTCTCTTCTGCGTATGATTTGTGTTCGTGTTTTTGTTTGGTaatggtgaaaatgaagtgataaTTAATCTGAGGAGGAGAAGATAACAAAGCACACAGAGCTTGCTGTGTATACAAACAAACAATACACACTACTCCTCAAGACAAACTCTACGAGTCTACGTCATAAAAAACCAAAAGGGTTTTTGCTTTTTTAGCTCCCATAGTATAATTTAGCTTCTTTTTCTTAATATATAGGCAATTATTTTGTTGTGAATATACAGAAATTATATGTAGTATAAAAATGCTTAAATTTGAGGACGAGTCTTGGCACAACGAAAAAATTGTTCATTTGTGAGTTGTAACTGAAAAGTCACGGGTTCCTAGTGACGAAGAGCTCATCTCGTTTAATCCATTtctacaaaaaattaataaaaaataataatgcaaAACTGACCACGAAAGATTACTCAAAATGAACCTTCTatatcattgtaaatttttataTATACAAATGATATTAAGGATGATTCACACGTAAAATTTCATGtgcaaaaataaatatttttaaccaCTTGACTTGACCTAAAAGCATCTGTAATTTACAAATTAATTCGATTTAGAAAGGACAAGTATGTCTCATTCATTTAAGTATTTCATGCTTGGTTTATATATAGTAAAATATGTAGGAACATTTGATTGtttaaacaaaaattatgaTTGAAATAAATTAATGGAATGCCCAGATCATATATGCAATTAAATAACCACACAAAAATAAGGCTAACGGTCGATGCTAATTTGATAGTATGGAATAATATGTTCATCTCTATCAACCAAGAGTCCTCAACGATCACAGGATGGGTCGGTGGTTGAGGACAATTCTATGCTCATATTTTATATCGCATATTTTGAGTTTGATTCTAGTGATTCAAATGATAATATTTAgggaaaattgaaataaatctGTGAGTTTTTATGGCttctaaaaaaatgaataaacgtGTTAAAACCATCCATTGATccattttctaaaaataaacaaataaaaaaaaatcaatcaagaGTCCTCTAGCGTGTGTACACATGGCTGTATCTTGGCCAGCTGCAGCCATGGACGAATGCAAtgtctaaaattaaaaaaaaaaaaaaaaaaaatatatatatatatatatatatatatatgtagtaaGCCATCGTAATCATTGggttaaatttattaattctgcaaaaatgaaTATAGTTAGGTGAgcatgaaaaataataattacattAGCTCAAGATATAATTAGCTAATTTAACTACTGAATACGTAATGCtcattttttaagttttgttctGTAATTTTAAAGTGCTTAGGAAAATTATTCGCCCATGAGGTAGTCAACTAAGTTTTTAATTTCATGAAAATCATTAACAATATACCACATTCTTAAATAATTTACAAATCTGATTATTAAATTTGTtatgataatttattttaaaactagCATGGCTCTAAGACCTTGTCAAAATACAAAACATTAAGAGTTTTTACAGGTTTGTAACTCAAATAGTTACGAGTATCTAGTAATCACCGAGTTTGTTGGGGTTGGCTAGCAGAGAGCTTAGTCAAATAAGTGTTGATTATAAATTGTCACATTCCAATTATGTAAAACCATACAAAGtttcaattaaacaaaattattcATTTTAATATACCATATATATAGAAGAAATGAATGCATTCATTTCTTTATCGAGTAAACTTGATATAAGTTCAATTTTGTGAATCACTATTGTGTTTAGTccactttgttttcttttttcatttattaatttgcatttcaatttttttcttctattccATTCCACGTTAACTGTGTTAGCTGATCTACTTTGTATGTACTATATATCTGGATATGTACACTAGTATGGATTTAtaaatatatggaatgaaatttATTTGAATTATGTGGGTCTCTACCACACtggtaaaaatgagtgttgcTCTTACACCACGGCGTGGATTCAAATATTGTCGGCTACCTAATCTAACATATAACCTAACAAATGGGGtcggcttagcctcacaatgaggtAGCAGTAATGTGGTTTCCCTCACTAACAAGTGGagaggaataccattagatCGTAGATTTTCATATTTAAATTAACAATTTGAGTAAAAatgcataaatttagaaatttaattaaagttgaaagGTAAAAAAAACTGGACTAAATTCTACAACTGCTCGAATTTTTTAACCAGAATCAAaataccttttttattttcccGTTGTGGTAACTGGTAAGTTCCTTTTCAACATTTTCAATATATTATAGGTTAGGTAAAAACAAGAACAACTTCCACAGAAAACAAACTTATTATTCAAGTGTGAAAGGAAAGCACTCAATGGCAGGGCTtaccaaaaggaagaaaatgttGCACAACTAACCAATAATATAGCTATCACATGAAAATCTAGCTATCACATGAAATCTATCTATCACATGAAATATATCGATGTCCTAAAAAGTAAGAGAGTAAGAGACCGTTACGATGTAACATGATCACATCTGTCAACAATATCGACATATGGAGAAACGTCCTAAAAAGTAAGAGAGTAAGAGACCGTTACAATGTAATCTGTCAACAATATCGACATATGGAGAAACAAATATGGATTTCATCCGGATTCAAATTGTAGGGATCCAAGGGATCCTTATAGCTTAGTCATTCATcgtacggtcagaaatcatttgattttttttatttaaaattaagggtaaattacataaaactacctcaactattgggtcagtcacaatttcatacctcgtctttaaaaaatttcaatgtcataccttatattcgaatttgttgcaatgtcatacattCCGTCAGTTGTTTGTAAATTCCTCGGTTAAATGTTGACGTAACTTGAAATGAGACccacttttattaaaaaaaaaaaaaaagcagcaaaaccaaaaaaaaatcaaacccaC is part of the Malus domestica chromosome 12, GDT2T_hap1 genome and encodes:
- the LOC103450882 gene encoding probable protein phosphatase 2C 34 isoform X1, which codes for MEQLSSMFSGLARSLSLKKGKNNDEKSGARGAAEAMAKEAKKNDMILRSSGIVYVDGSNNFASVFSKRGEKGVNQDCCFVWEGFGFQEDMMFCGIFDGHGPWGHFVAKQIRETMPPSLLCSWQETLAQTSIVPDPDLDKKCHRFNVWKDSYIKTCAAIDHELGQHRRIDSFYSGTTALSIVRQGELIFIANVGDSRAVLATTLDDGSLVPVQLTVDFKPSLPQEAERIIQSNGRVFCLDDEPGVQRVWQPDGETPGLAMSRAFGDYCVKDFGLISVPEVSQRNITSRDQFVVLATDGVWDVVSNQEAVQIVSSTAERGKAAKRLVEFAARAWKRKRRGIAMDDISAICLFFHSTSPLAESQQVHPFSIATPK
- the LOC103450882 gene encoding probable protein phosphatase 2C 73 isoform X2; this encodes MAKEAKKNDMILRSSGIVYVDGSNNFASVFSKRGEKGVNQDCCFVWEGFGFQEDMMFCGIFDGHGPWGHFVAKQIRETMPPSLLCSWQETLAQTSIVPDPDLDKKCHRFNVWKDSYIKTCAAIDHELGQHRRIDSFYSGTTALSIVRQGELIFIANVGDSRAVLATTLDDGSLVPVQLTVDFKPSLPQEAERIIQSNGRVFCLDDEPGVQRVWQPDGETPGLAMSRAFGDYCVKDFGLISVPEVSQRNITSRDQFVVLATDGVWDVVSNQEAVQIVSSTAERGKAAKRLVEFAARAWKRKRRGIAMDDISAICLFFHSTSPLAESQQVHPFSIATPK